Proteins found in one Neofelis nebulosa isolate mNeoNeb1 chromosome 3, mNeoNeb1.pri, whole genome shotgun sequence genomic segment:
- the CDKN2AIP gene encoding CDKN2A-interacting protein isoform X1, whose product MAQEVSEYLSQNPRVAAWVEALRCDGETDKHWRHRREFLLRNAGDLAPTGGAAAANTEEAADAESGTRNRQLQQLISFSMAWANHVFLGCRYPQKVMDKILSMAEGIKVTGAPIHTTRDELVAKVKKRGISSSNEGVEEPARKRIMEGKNNSTVEQDHAKISAKTERASAQQENSSTCAGSSTKSESSGNSTRSSGTSSQNSSTSDGDRSLSSQSSSGVPSQVTVAGSGKASESEAPDKHGSASFVSSLLKSSVNSHVTQSADSRQQSGSPKKSALEGSSVSASQSISEIEVPLLGSSGSPEGELPLLSSKPSSETASGGLTSKTSSEASVSSSASKNSSSSGISLLTPKSSTSTPASLLTSKSTSQVAASLLASKSSSQTSGSLVSKSPSLAGVSQLASKISSQTSTSQLPSKSTSQSSESSVKFSCCKLTNEDVKQKQPFFNRLYKTVAWKLVAVGGFSPNVNHGELLNAAIEALKATLDVFFVPLKELADLPQNKSSQESIVCELRCKSVYLGTGCGKSRENAKAVASREALKLFLKKKVVVKICKRKYRGSEIEDLVLLDEESRPVNLPPALKHPQELL is encoded by the exons ATGGCGCAGGAGGTGTCGGAGTACCTGAGCCAGAACCCGCGGGTGGCCGCCTGGGTGGAGGCGCTGCGCTGCGACGGCGAGACTGACAAACACTGGCGCCACCGCCGGGAGTTTCTGCTCCGCAACGCCGGGGACCTGGCCCCGACTGGCGGCGCTGCCGCCGCCAACACGGAGGAAGCTGCGGACGCCGAGAGCGGGACCCGCAATCGGCAGCTGCAGCAGCTCATCTCCTTTTCCATGGCCTGGGCGAACCACGTCTTCCTCGGGTGCCG gtacCCACAAAAAGTTATGGATAAAATACTTAGTATGGCTGAAGGCATCAAAGTGACAGGTGCTCCAATCCATACCACAAGAGACGAACTGGTTGCCAAGGTGAAGAAAAGAGGGATATCGAGTAGCAATG aaGGGGTAGAAGAGCCGGCGAGAAAACGAATCATGGAAGGGAAAAACAATTCCACGGTTGAGCAGGATCATGCAAAAATTTCTGCCAAAACAGAACGTGCATCAGCCCAGCAGGAAAACAGCTCGACATGTGCAGGGTCATCCACCAAATCAGAGAGCAGCGGAAACTCCACTCGAAGCTCTGGCACCTCGAGTCAGAATAGCTCTACAAGTGATGGAGATCGGTCTCTTTCCAGCCAAAGTAGTAGCGGCGTTCCCTCTCAGGTAACAGTGGCAGGGTCTGGAAAGGCTTCTGAGTCAGAAGCTCCAGATAAACATGGTTCAGCCTCGTTTGTTTCTTCGTTGTTGAAATCCAGTGTGAATAGTCATGTGACCCAGTCTGCTGATTCCAGACAACAGAGTGGATCACCTAAAAAGAGTGCTTTGGAAGGCTCTTCAGTCTCGGCTTCTCAAAGCATCTCAGAGATCGAGGTGCCCTTGTTGGGCTCCTCCGGAAGCCCAGAAGGAGAGTTGCCACTGTTGTCTTCTAAACCTAGTTCAGAGACAGCTTCAGGTGGGTTAACTTCCAAAACTAGTTCAGAGGCAAGTGTTTCCTCCTCTGCTTCTAAAAATAGTTCCTCATCAGGCATATCCTTGCTCACTCCCAAAAGCAGCACATCCACACCTGCATCGCTGCTGACTTCCAAAAGCACGTCGCAGGTAGCCGCGTCGCTGTTAGCTTCCAAAAGCAGCTCCCAAACCAGTGGATCTCTAGTTTCCAAAAGCCCTTCCTTAGCAGGTGTGTCCCAGCTGGCCTCTAAGATTAGTTCTCAGACGAGCACATCACAGTTGCCTTCCAAAAGTACTTCGCAGTCCAGCGAGAGTTCTGTTAAATTCTCTTGTTGCAAGTTAACTAATGAAGATGTGAAGCAGAAACAACCTTTTTTCAATAGACTGTATAAAACGGTGGCGTGGAAGCTGGTGGCCGTTGGCGGCTTTAGTCCCAACGTGAATCACGGAGAGCTCCTAAATGCGGCTATAGAGGCTCTGAAGGCCACACTGGATGTGTTTTTTGTTCCGCTAAAAGAACTGGCAGATCTGCCTCAAAACAAAAGCTCTCAAGAAAGCATTGTCTGTGAATTGAGGTGCAAGTCTGTGTATTTGGGCACCGGCTgtggaaaaagcagagagaatgcAAAGGCTGTTGCATCAAGAGAAGCACTGAAGCTATTTCTCAAGAAGAAAGTAGTGGTAAAGATCTGTAAAAGGAAATACAGAGGCAGTGAAATAGAAGACCTGGTCCTCCTCGATGAAGAGTCAAGGCCTGTAAACTTACCTCCAGCATTAAAACATCCTCAAGAATTACTGTAA
- the CDKN2AIP gene encoding CDKN2A-interacting protein isoform X2 gives MAQEVSEYLSQNPRVAAWVEALRCDGETDKHWRHRREFLLRNAGDLAPTGGAAAANTEEAADAESGTRNRQLQQLISFSMAWANHVFLGCRYPQKVMDKILSMAEGIKVTGAPIHTTRDELVAKKG, from the exons ATGGCGCAGGAGGTGTCGGAGTACCTGAGCCAGAACCCGCGGGTGGCCGCCTGGGTGGAGGCGCTGCGCTGCGACGGCGAGACTGACAAACACTGGCGCCACCGCCGGGAGTTTCTGCTCCGCAACGCCGGGGACCTGGCCCCGACTGGCGGCGCTGCCGCCGCCAACACGGAGGAAGCTGCGGACGCCGAGAGCGGGACCCGCAATCGGCAGCTGCAGCAGCTCATCTCCTTTTCCATGGCCTGGGCGAACCACGTCTTCCTCGGGTGCCG gtacCCACAAAAAGTTATGGATAAAATACTTAGTATGGCTGAAGGCATCAAAGTGACAGGTGCTCCAATCCATACCACAAGAGACGAACTGGTTGCCAAG aaGGGGTAG